Proteins from a single region of Pseudomonadota bacterium:
- the glgX gene encoding glycogen debranching protein GlgX, giving the protein MSEYSMIEGSAAQLGATFDGGGVNFAVFSEHADQLWLCLFDESGQTELQRLAFPEHVGGIWHGYVSGLRPGQRYGLRASGPYAPHHGHRFNVNKLLVDPYAKRLTGHPVWNDALMGYTVGDDQGDLSFDTRDSAPHMPRCIVEDPSFAWADKPRLGTPLEETIIYEAHVKGLTQLLPGVKTPGSFLALAEEPVLEHLTRLGVTAIELLPIHAFLNDRFLVEKGLVNYWGYQTLGFFAPEPRYMGVGGLAEFQHTVARLHSAGVEVILDVVYNHTCEGNETGPTLCFRGLDNLAYYRLTEDRRGYINDTGTGNTVNSAHPMVLRMILDSLRYWVEVMHVDGFRFDLCSTLGRLPRGFDRDAPFFQAIRQDPILSKVKLIAEPWDIGPGGYQLGAYPHPFLEWNDKYRDCVRRYWRGDNGQVPGLAERVSGSATQFDHSARPASSSVNFLTAHDGFTLADIVSFVERHNRANGEDNRDGHHENFSDNMGVEGPTDDPVIQAARTIRRRNMMATLLLSQGTPMLLAGDELGNTQSGNNNAYCQDSPIGWVNWDEADHAFLEFTSKLIGFRKMHPILSQSRFLHSEERPNDGKEDLFWWYPSGRPLLQKDWDDPSNHVLCVELRMASSTPGYAEREGALFIVFNASGKPVSAKLPPTPEGFRWVQRLDSALASFDAKPLRRSVRMTGTTVCACVLESFDG; this is encoded by the coding sequence GCGACGTTCGATGGCGGGGGTGTCAACTTCGCCGTTTTTTCCGAACACGCAGACCAACTTTGGCTATGCCTGTTCGATGAGAGCGGCCAGACGGAACTCCAACGGCTTGCCTTCCCCGAACATGTTGGCGGCATCTGGCACGGTTATGTTTCCGGCCTTCGACCTGGGCAACGTTACGGTTTGCGAGCATCGGGGCCCTATGCGCCGCATCATGGCCACCGGTTCAACGTCAACAAGCTGCTGGTGGACCCCTACGCCAAACGCCTCACCGGCCATCCGGTGTGGAACGACGCACTTATGGGATACACGGTCGGAGACGATCAGGGCGATCTCAGTTTCGATACTCGGGACAGCGCTCCGCACATGCCTCGTTGCATAGTGGAGGACCCGTCCTTTGCATGGGCGGACAAGCCGCGCCTGGGTACCCCGCTTGAAGAAACCATCATCTATGAGGCGCACGTCAAAGGGCTGACCCAACTCCTCCCCGGCGTCAAAACTCCCGGCAGTTTCCTGGCCCTCGCGGAAGAACCGGTCTTGGAGCACTTAACAAGGCTCGGGGTCACCGCGATCGAGCTTCTGCCCATCCATGCCTTCCTCAATGACCGTTTTCTCGTTGAGAAGGGACTGGTGAACTATTGGGGCTATCAAACGCTCGGGTTCTTTGCGCCTGAGCCTCGCTACATGGGTGTTGGCGGTCTGGCTGAGTTTCAGCATACGGTCGCGCGCCTTCACAGCGCTGGCGTCGAGGTCATTCTCGATGTCGTTTACAACCACACCTGTGAAGGCAATGAGACCGGCCCAACCCTGTGCTTTCGCGGGCTCGATAATCTGGCGTACTACCGGCTGACCGAAGACAGGCGCGGCTACATCAACGACACCGGTACGGGCAACACGGTGAACTCCGCACATCCGATGGTCTTGCGCATGATCCTTGATAGCCTTCGCTACTGGGTCGAGGTCATGCATGTCGACGGTTTTAGGTTCGATCTTTGCTCGACACTGGGGCGTCTGCCCCGTGGATTTGACCGCGACGCCCCGTTCTTTCAAGCGATCCGCCAAGACCCGATTTTATCAAAGGTCAAGTTGATCGCAGAACCGTGGGATATCGGTCCCGGCGGATACCAATTGGGCGCGTACCCGCACCCTTTTCTTGAGTGGAATGACAAGTATCGCGACTGCGTTCGCCGGTACTGGCGCGGGGATAATGGACAGGTACCTGGACTTGCTGAGCGGGTCTCGGGCTCGGCGACCCAGTTCGATCATTCCGCAAGGCCGGCTTCATCGTCGGTCAATTTTCTGACCGCCCATGACGGTTTCACACTGGCTGATATTGTCAGCTTCGTGGAGCGGCATAACCGTGCCAATGGGGAAGACAATCGCGACGGCCATCATGAGAATTTCTCGGATAATATGGGGGTCGAGGGACCCACCGACGATCCAGTCATTCAAGCTGCGCGAACAATCCGCAGGCGCAACATGATGGCGACCCTACTGCTCAGCCAAGGCACACCCATGCTGCTTGCGGGGGATGAGCTGGGCAATACGCAGAGCGGCAACAACAATGCTTACTGCCAGGACAGCCCTATCGGTTGGGTGAATTGGGATGAGGCCGACCATGCCTTCCTCGAGTTCACCAGCAAGCTGATCGGGTTTCGGAAAATGCATCCCATTTTGAGCCAGTCTCGCTTCCTGCACTCGGAGGAACGCCCAAACGATGGCAAGGAAGACCTTTTCTGGTGGTACCCAAGTGGAAGGCCTTTGCTCCAAAAAGACTGGGACGACCCAAGCAACCATGTCTTGTGTGTTGAGCTCCGTATGGCCTCCAGCACCCCCGGATATGCCGAGCGTGAAGGCGCGCTGTTCATTGTCTTCAATGCGAGCGGAAAGCCTGTAAGCGCCAAGCTTCCTCCGACGCCGGAAGGCTTTCGATGGGTTCAGCGGCTCGACAGTGCGCTTGCGTCGTTCGACGCGAAGCCTCTTCGCCGGTCGGTGCGTATGACCGGCACAACGGTCTGCGCTTGTGTGCTTGAAAGCTTCGATGGCTGA